The Chitinivorax sp. B genomic interval CCAGCGGCTCGATTTCAGTGGTTTGTACCTCCCGGTTGGATGTCCAGGGAACGACCCGAATTGAAGGAATGCCGAAGCGTTGTATGGCTTCATGTGTCCCTATCACGATGTCGTCAATGACTGCCAAGCCATTGTAGATGGTATAGGGCACCAGTTCGTCGGTTTCCAGGCTATATCCATGGGCGGTCTGGCCGTTCGAGGACTGAGACGGCTCGGTCGCATAGAGTACTGAAGCCATCATACTGGTGGCCAGTAGGGTCATACTGCGGGCGAACATCATGCGTTGCATATTTCACCTCCGTCGTTGATTGACATACAACATCAGCTTTTCCGTCGTGTGCGGTGCAGCCAATTAAATGTCCATGTCATTCAGTTTGATTTCTATATTTCGAAATTGCAAAGATATTTTTTTGTTTAAATAACAATATGATGCAATGCATATGTGAATTGCGAAACGTAATATCGTCAGAATGGTTATGAAGAAGTATTTGTAACAACCGGTTTTTCTGAAAATATCAACGCACTGTGCAAGGTGGTTCAAAACATGCCATTACGTGCATAGTGATTGCAAGTATTCAGAATAGATACTCGCTTATTTTTGATGAGTTGCAGATATATTTATATTGGAGCTACTTTTTTCCGACAGACGGTTAGGTGGGGAGTGTTGACGTAGTGTTGATCAGATCTGATCGGGTCGTACCTTGATATCAGCACGACCCCTTGTTATTCAGAGGAGCAAATTAGCGAATCCAGTTCCAGCTTTGCCAGTTGGCCCCTTGCGAGATGCGGTATAGCACCACATTATTGGTACTGGTCAATGACAGGGCGACATTGCCGTTGTTGCCATTAAGCAGCGCATTGCCACTACGACGCCAACGTTGGTCGCTGTGATTGTTGCAAGTGTAGACGATGGCATCGATCCATTCGGCGGGTGTGCCGTTGGTATCCACGCAGAACTGTGGGTTGGCTACATTGCGGATATAGCCATTGCCGTCTTGATTCCAGCGTTGGGTATTGCTGCCATTGCAGGCACGGGCAACCAGCTTGGTGTAATTGCTCAGGCTGCCAGCCACATCCAGGCACAGATTGTTGTAGGGTGAAACGAGCTTGTAGCCGTTGCCGGAGGGTGTCGTGGTACCGCTGCCAACCTGTACCGCCAGCGTGGTACGGGCAGACTTGCCATTGCGATCGTTGGCTTGTACCGCGATATTGGCCGTGCCATTGACGTTTGCTACAGGGCGTACAGTCAAGGTGTATTGATTGCCAGCCAGTTTACGCAGGCTCAATCCACTGTTGGCGATGATGCTGGGATTATCACTGTTGGCAGCTAACTGCACGCTATTGGGGTCGCTGGACGAGATATCAATGGTGACCGAACCGGTGCCATTCTTGCTGATGACCAATTGCCGCGTACTGATGCTGATGCCTAGATCACCACCGCTTTGAGATGGATAGAAGTGTTTGACCGATGCCACATCGCCGGCCGACATGCCGTTCCGTTGCCCCAACTGGTTTAGCGGGCGGCTTGGATCAAGCGGCTGAATGGTGGGTTGAGCGCGATTGATTGCAAAGTCAAATGCACCATAGTGCATTAATGAACCAAAATCATACGCCCCAATGGGATCGGCCCCTTGTGTGGCTCGGAAGTTGTGCTGATTCTGGGTGGGGATATTGTTCCAGTTGATGCGTACATAACGGTCGCGATCCGGCCGGTTTTGCTCATGATCCCATCCCAATGCATGTAGTAGTTCATGTGCTGCAATTCCCAGGTACTCACAGCCGCTGCCCAGCGATAGTTCCTGAGCGCCACCGACCATTCCCACGCTGGAATAGCACATCCCACTCTGGTTGCTGGTGACGTAGACGTAGTTTGGTTGATTCGTTCGTTGCACGAACCTGACACCCGTTTTCTCTGTGATATGGCGAGTGGCTTGCATGAAAGCATTGCGAGCGGCACTGGATGCCCAATCAAGCGAATAGTAGAGCGTATTGTTGGGCCAACGACGCTTGCTGCCATCGTGGTTGTCCATCTGTATGCCATCAATCTGCACATCACGGCTAGATGTCCATGGCTCGATACGGAGCGAACTGATTCCTTTGCGTTGAATCTCGTCATGTTTCCCCAGCACGATATCACCCAATACGGCGTTGCCATTGCGAATTTCATATGGAATGCGCTTACCCGATTCGGCGTGATAGCCATAGGCGACTTGGCCGTCGAGCGGGTGAGCCTGTATTTCTGCTGGCAAGTTTGATGCAAAAGCGTGGCCTGAGATCAGGCTGCCGAATATCAGCACGGTGTGGAGATGGCGTGTGGAAGGTTTCATCAATGACATCCTGGCTGCGAATAATTGGACGAAGGAAGGCCGCCAGTTCAGCGGACTACCTTATATGCATAATATTTGTGTCCAGCGCAGTTTTTCATGATTGAAAAAATATGGCAATAGCATTGCACGAGAAAGTTGGATATTATAATTAATTATTATAAATAACATTGTTATATATTTAATTTTATGACGTAGTCAGATCAAGCTTGCTTGATAGAATGCTACTGTGAATGTTGGCTATGTGGAGTTCTGGAAGAGTTTTCCGTGAACACTATTGTATTGGTAAAGAATTCACATTTATAAAACAAAAGAAACAGATAAGTGCACATGGAGTGACTGTTAGTCATCTTATTTTTGTTTTAGTAAGAAAATAGATTTGTAGCCTATGTCATCCTTGATCGGATTGATTAGTAAACAATCGATATTTACTAAGTAACAATGAAGCTGTGAGTAACAAGCTGTTGGAATTGTACATCTGATTTATCAATGAAAATAGCAATAAAATTCTATAAAAGTGTTAGTTTGAGCAATATTTTTATAGTTTATGCGCGCTATCTGAGTGGCAATATAGTGGTAATTTATGGCTATGTCATTTCTTTTGGTTGTTGTATGCAATTGACATTAAATGGGGTAGGGTGACAATCTTTGCATCGCGTTTCCGATATGAAGGTTTCGCCCCATATTTGCTTTTTATGAGAGGGAAGCTCCAGCAAATACGGTGAAGATGGCTGGCGACCCGCTGGCCCAATAACCCAAGAAAGCCGTTACGAAGGCTGAAAACAAGCAAGGAGTTCACATGCAGTTCAAACGTACATACCTCGCCAGTGTGGTCATGGTGGCGTTATCCGGTATTGCATATAGTGGTGTGTCAGATGAGAACGACATCAATTCGCGACGAAATAGTGAAGCTGTGTTGGAGACGGTCACGCTGAAAAATGGCGATGTGATCACCTATGAAGTGGTTGGTGGCAAAGCGATTCTGGGAGACATGATTCTTGGGGAGCACGAGCTAATCAAGCGCACAGGTGAAGTGGGGGCGTTTACTGTACGGAGTTGGCAGCGGGACGTGTTGAGTCGGTTGAAAAATCAGCCTGAGGATAATCCAGATGCCCATACCCAGCGCTGGCCGAACAATGTCCTTTACTACGCATTCTCGCCCGATTTGCCAAAGCAGGCCAGAGACGCTGCCTTGGCGGGGATGAAGCTGATTACTGATAAAACCCAAGTCCGTTTCAAAGAACGAACCAATCAGGAGAACTATGTTGAGTTCTACGCCGGCGATCGCTGTGCATCATCGGTAGGCATGGTTGGGGGCAAGCAGTACATATCTCTGGGCGCTGGTTGTGAGCGTCCGGGGATTGCGGCACATGAGATTTTGCACGCA includes:
- a CDS encoding M12 family metallopeptidase, with translation MKPSTRHLHTVLIFGSLISGHAFASNLPAEIQAHPLDGQVAYGYHAESGKRIPYEIRNGNAVLGDIVLGKHDEIQRKGISSLRIEPWTSSRDVQIDGIQMDNHDGSKRRWPNNTLYYSLDWASSAARNAFMQATRHITEKTGVRFVQRTNQPNYVYVTSNQSGMCYSSVGMVGGAQELSLGSGCEYLGIAAHELLHALGWDHEQNRPDRDRYVRINWNNIPTQNQHNFRATQGADPIGAYDFGSLMHYGAFDFAINRAQPTIQPLDPSRPLNQLGQRNGMSAGDVASVKHFYPSQSGGDLGISISTRQLVISKNGTGSVTIDISSSDPNSVQLAANSDNPSIIANSGLSLRKLAGNQYTLTVRPVANVNGTANIAVQANDRNGKSARTTLAVQVGSGTTTPSGNGYKLVSPYNNLCLDVAGSLSNYTKLVARACNGSNTQRWNQDGNGYIRNVANPQFCVDTNGTPAEWIDAIVYTCNNHSDQRWRRSGNALLNGNNGNVALSLTSTNNVVLYRISQGANWQSWNWIR